The genomic interval CTGGCCGCTATGTCCGTGGTGAtgagggtaatgataaacagagtgtgtcaggaagggacagagcgtacaaacataagagtgcacttgcaaatggggccggggtaggaaagaatggtaaaaagacaaaattaaaggttctttatctgaatgcgcgcagcattcgcagtaagatagatgaattgatggcacaaatagaaacaaatggatatgatctcgtggccattacagagacgtggctgcaagGTGACCAGGGTTATtgaacatttcggaaggataagaaaaaaggtaaaggtggtggggtagctctgttaataaaggataaaATTGGTGAAATAGTGAGAAattatcttggctcagaagatcaagatgtcgaatcaatttgggtggaggcaagaaatagcaagggaaagaaatcactggtgggagtagtatataggccccctaacagtagctacactgtagggcaaaatataaatcaggaaataaaggggggcttgtaaaaaatgtaatgcaataatcatgggtgattttaactttcacttagattggacaaatcaaataggcAAAAGTAGCcatgaggagttcatagagtgtattagggactgtttcttagaccaatacatcggggaaccaaccagggaacaggccattttggatctagtaatgggtaacgaaacaggattaattaatgatctcaaagtcgaggatcccttgggaagcagtgatcataacatgatagaatttcacatccagtttgagagcgaggatcttgggtctgaaactactgcattaaacttaaataagggcaattataaaggaatgagggcggaatgggctaaagtggactgggtaaacagattagatggtatgatggtggataagcagtggcaaacatttaaaaagatattttatgactcgcaacaaaaatatatccctgtgaggaggaaagactccacaaaaagggtgaaccaaccatggctaactaaggaagtcaaggatggtatcaggttaaaagaaaaagcacacaacatggcaaagattactggtaagcccgaagattggggaaactttaaaaaccagcaaaggatgactgaaagaataatcaaagagagagaaaataaattatgagagtaaactagcaagaaatataaaaactgacagtataagcttctacaagtatataaaaaggtagagggtagctaaagtaaacattggtcccttggaggatgagactggggaaataataatggaaaacaaggaaatggcagaggaattgaacagatattttgtatctgtcttcacagtagaagacactaataatataccaataaaagtagaaaatcaaggggcaaaggagagggaggaactaaaaacaatcactatcactggagaaaaagtactgggtaaactaatgggtccaaaggctgacaagtcccctggacctgatggcttgcatccgagggtcttaaaaggaagtggctacagagatagtggatgcattggttgtaatcttccagaattcacatccagtttgagagcgaggatcttgggtctgaaactactgcattaaacttaaataagggcaattacatcttccaaaattctatagattatggaaaagttcctgcagattggagggtggcaaatgtaaccccactatttaaaaaaggagggagagagaaaacagctaGGAAGGAAAAttcagccatggttcctgctcctgatcattatctaacaactgctgctggaaggtggtagagaaggctttaaactaaatagaggggaggagggctcaggtggggcaacgtttagattgataaagagaaaagacaaggaagtagtataggaaagtgatgggggtaatgataaacagagtgtgtcaggaagggacagaacgtACAAACATAAGCGTGCACTAGACTGtgtagaaggatatgttaatagggttacatgaagaggggagggaggaggctcgtgtggagcataaacaccagtatggatcagttgggccgaatggcctgtttctgcgctgttaatcctatgtatttctatgtaatcaCTCACTCCGCCTCGAACAAATGCAGCTTTAACCAGTGCTTGGTGGACCAAGGTTGCTGGAGATTTGTTGTGCTGTGATTGTCCTTTTTATGTGctgatggtaatcagcagggtcAAGTTGTGGAAACCTCCCTCCTTATCACTGTCTGCTACAGCATCAAATACATGAAATAAAGCTGGATCAGAGAGTGCAAATATTCAGTCAATAGCCAAGTGGAATTTTCCACCTGTCACTAGCCAGATCATGAAATTACACAATGTAATCTCAGTTAATATATGTCTGGCTAGAATATGTTAATTCTTTCACTGGCTTTGCAGAACAGACGTCTTTCAACATGGCCTCCCCTTCTTCAAGCAACAAAGAGCTTCTGTGTGAGCTGAAGGCAGGGAAGACCCTGAGACCAACTCAACAGACTAAAGGCCTGACTAGAATATTCTCCGGCAGTGGAAGAAATGTGAGTGggtaacaataacaacaacaactttatatagtaccttttaatgtagtaaaacatcccaagacaggagcgattatcaaacaaaatttggcaccaagccacataaggaggtactaggacaggtgactaaaagcttggtcaaagaggtaggttttaaggagcatcttaaaggaggagagagagaggcggagaagtttagggagggaattccagagcttagggccgaggcagctgaaggcacggccgccaatggtggggcgatgaaaatcagggccagaattggaggagcgcagagatctcggagggttgtagggctggaggaggttcgagatagagagggacaaggtcatggagggatttgaatagaagggtaagaattttaaaattgaggcattcctgggcagagagccagtgtaggtcagcgagcacagagagtgatgggtgaatgggactttgtccaagttaagatatgggcagcaaagttttagatgagctgaagtttacgtagAGTGCAAggtaggaggctggccaggagaacgttagaatagtcaagtctgggagtaacaaaagcatggacgaggttttcagcagcagataagctgaggcagggatggagacgagcgatgttacggaggtagaagtgggcggtcttgatgatggagaggatatggggtcagaagctcagcttagggtcaaataggacgccaaggttgcgaacagcctggttcagcctcggagAGTGGCCAGCGGGGGAGTatagtcggtggctagggaatggagtttgtggtggggactgaagacaatggcttgggtcttctcaatatttaattagaggaagtttctgctcatcaggccgaatggcctgtttgatgggtcagtgtagagggagctttactctgtacctaacccgtgctgtacttgccctgggagtgtttgatgggtcagtgtagagggagctttactctgtacctaacccgtgctgtacctgccctggaagtacTGGATGCAGTAATGATCTTAACACCCTGGGAGTAAGGTAAAAGTAGATTGCCTCACTCGTGTGTGCGATGAGGTGTGTTTATCAGAATGCAGCAGACCCCAGCAGGTAGCATTACAAGGGTTATTACATTTACTGGTACTTACACACAGTCTTTTTTTCAGAATCAGTGGTTAAATACGCGTCGTGGGAAAGTGCCACAACCTGTCCGAGTACAATCGCTGCATGGGATGCCTTCAACCTCATCACCAGCGGGTGGCTCTGGGAAATCGAGCACTGATCGCAAGTCTTCGATATAACAAAACTAAAGGGATAAAAGGGTGGCAAAAGTGAGCCAATATATTGAGGTTTCCTTTattattaaattcattttaattaatAATTCTCACTAGTTGTCAAGCTTTTTCCTTTCCTGATCCTCAGACTTCTGCCCCAGTTGCATCTGCTGAAATTACTGATGGGGGTCATCATCGAGGTCATATTGCTTATCTATCCTGATCTGCGACAGTCAACTTTGTACGTGGTTCAATACATTAcacctttttcccttcgttgagggttctataacaaggggacatagattcaaggtaaaaggcgggaggtttagaggggatttgagaaagaactttttcacccagagggtggttggagtctggaactcactgcctgaaagggttgtggaggcaggaaccctcacaacattcaagaagcatttggatgagcacttgaaatgccatagcatacaaggctacggaccaaatgctggaatatgggattagagtagacagggctgatggccggcgtggacacgatgggccgaagggcctctatccgtgctgtataactctatgactatgactctatgacctgttTCTTTCCCTGCATCAAAGATGATCTAGAAAAAggtctagaaaatgaaaatataataaagagtagtccgcACAGATTTcacaagggaaggtcatgcttcaccattcttactgaattctttgaagaagtaacaaagagtagacaagggtaatgcagtagatgtaatatatttggattttcaaaaggccttcgataaggtaccgcattgtcgactcatgactaaggtcagagcatatggagtcaggggacaggtagcagaattgaTAGAAAGCtgcctacaaaacagaaaacagagagtagtggttaagggtagttactcaggctggcaaaaggtgggaaatggtgttccacagggatcggtgctgggaccactgttgttcacaatttacatcaacgatttgcggatgacaccaaatttggaggggggggggtataattaatacaaaggaagaatgcatcaaaatccaagaagacattaataaatttgcagaacaaacatgtaattggtaaatgaatttcaatatagataaatgtgaggtagtacattttggctcaccatcaccttctcaagggcaattagggatgggcaataaatgctggcctcgccagcgatgcccacatctcatgaacgaataataaaaaaacaatgatatcttgggagaggcgaaaaaacaaatttaaaaacccaggccaatttgggggaaaaaatctgggaaattcctctcagaCCCCTTTagtgattgaaactagtccaggagatcactctggcctgaATTTTATGCATCACGTTACTgttcttttgtaagaggtgatctccgccccagccagaaacaggtccagctctcgcttgaaggaattcaacgAATCGGCGTTCACCGtcgagccagcagcctgtgggaaaagaaccacctcctgaactGGCCTtaaacaacttaaaattgtgacccctggtcctctctAACATATCTAATTGGAACAATTTTTTAACTGGAACACAATGCTTTCCTTTCATTATCTtgtaaacctcaatcagatcacccctaagtctacgtttctctaaagtgtagaatcctagctcttttagcctatcttgataactaagatgcttttagctgggaattagtctatggccctctgcaccctttccaaagtctTAATATGTAAGGTCTaaaccatgtgaggagaccaaaactggacacagtattccaaatgaggcctcaccaaggtcttgtacaaggaaaaAATAGTATGCTTTGCCTTATGGTCAATCGTCCTATAAAGGCAGCCCAACATCTGATTCACTTTAGCTATCGATTCACTTTAGCTATTCCTTAGCAGAGGGggcagtgaccagagggcatagatttaaagtgattggtagaaggattagaggggagctgaggagaatgttttacactcagagggtggtgggggtctggaactcactgcctgagagggtggtagaggcagaaaccctcatcacatttaaaaagtacctggatgtgcacctgaagtgccgaaacctacagggctatggaccaagtgctggaaagtgggattaggctgggtggctcattttcggccagcacggacacgatggaccgaaaggcctccttcggtgccgtaaatttttaatgattctatgattcacagcATTGCCCAAGAACCTTTCGAGATTTGTGCACTAGaacgcccagatctctctctttctccacctgctttaatgctattccctgaagggtgtatgtatgttgagcatttgtcctgcccacatgcataacactgcacttctccaatagGGAGAATTAGTTTGAcaaggtagacgtggagaaaatgtttccacttgtgggggagtcccaaactagaggtcataaatataagatagtcactaataaatccaatagggaattcaggagaaacctctttacccagagagtggtgagaatgtggaacatgttATCACTAgggatagttgaggcaaatagcatagatgcatttaaggggaagctggataaacacatgagggagaaaggaatagaaggatatgcagatgtggttagatgaagtaggggggaggaggctcgtgtggagcataaacgctgacaTGGACCagtaggactgaatggcctgtttctgtgctgtagacttgatgtaactcaatatCACAATGGGATGAGTCAGTTTCATGTTAATAGAGACAGgtctctccactgtctctgatttgtcacactgctcgtcagacatccagtactggatgagcaaaaatttcctccaaataaatattgggaagaccgaagccaatgtctttggtccctgccacgaactccgttccctagccactgcctgaggctgcaccagactgttcgcaaccttgccatcttatttgaccctgagctgagcttctgaccacatatcctctccatcaccaaggccgcctacttccacctccataacatcgcccgtctcaccccctgccccagcttatctgctgctgaaatcctcatccgtgcctttgttacccccagactggactattccaatgctctcctggccggcctcccatcttccattcaccataaacttgagctcatccaaaactctgctgcccgcatccaaactcacaccaagtcccgtacacccatcacccccaagtgctcactgacctacattggcttccagtccggtaaggcctcgattttaaaattctcatccttgttttcaaatccctccatggccctcgcccctccctatctctgtaacctcctccagccctacaaccctccgagatctctgcgcccctccaattctggtctcttgcacatcccggaTTTTCATCAgtctaccattggtggccgtgccttcagctgcctgggccctaagctctggaattccctccctaaacctctccgcctctctctcctcctttaagaggctacaTAAAACctaccctttgaccaagcttttggtcacctgttctaatatctcctaaaAGGCTTggagtcaaattatgtttgataatcgctcctgtgaagtgccttgggacgttttactacgttaaagatgctatataaatgcaggttgttgttgttgttcttattAATAGAGACAGGCGGTAATGGGATGATTCAGTTTCAGGTTAATAGACACAGATGGTAGCTAAGATGCTTGATGAATGTGAAACTGCTCTATTATCACTGCAGGTTGCAAATCAGTTCTACCTTCGCTGAGCAGAAATGGGTAAACTCAGCctcaattaatataaatcaaaagcaaaatactgcggatgctggaaatctgactgcgaaaggtctttgacctgaaatgttaactctgtttctttctccgcagatgctgcctgacctgctgagcttctccagcattttctatttttatttcaattaATATAAAAAACTGCCTCTCTTTCAAACTGTAGAGCAATATCACAGATCAGAGAAACAAAGCAAATACTTCTTATGTTGGGCAATGATGTTCACAGTTATGTATGTCTGATGAGAGAAACCTGGTTAACCATATATCAAATCAGTCAGACagagcacagtcacgatgggccaaatggcctccttctgtgctgtaagattctatgagcaCTCAAAACAAAAAGCTATCAAGTGTACTTCAAAAGCTACTTTCACAAGCAAAGGATCTTTCAGAATATATGATCAGTGAACCACAACTATAATGAATCATTGCCGTAAAATTTTGGCTgctcctacccccctccccagccttcccttaacccccctccccagccttcccttaacccccctcccccagccttcccttaactcccctcccccagccttcccttaactcccctcccccagccttcccttaacccccctcccccagccttcccttaacccccctcccccagccttcccttaacccccctcccccagccttcccttaacccccctcccccagccttcccttaacccccctcccccagccttccCTTTTTCCTAATATCTACAGTGCCTGATAATAAATGTGAGATTACTACAACTTGAGAACATTAGGGGTACAGGTTCAAtgttagaagaatcatagaatggttacagcacagaaggaggccattcagcccatcgagcacatgctggctctttgtaagagcaatcctgttagtcccatttcccccgtagccctgtttcccttcaaatatttatccaattccttttagaaagccacaattgaatttgcttccctttcaggcagcgcattccagatcataactactcgctgcgtaaaaaggtttttcctcatgtcgcctttggttcttttgccgatcacataaatctgtgtcctctggttctcgactcttcctccaatgggaacagtttctctttatttactttatctaaacccttcatgattttgaacacctctatcaaatctcctctcaaccttctctgatctaaggagaacaatcccagcttctccagtctatccatgtaacagaagtccctcatccctggaagcattctagtaaatcttttctgcaccctctctaaggccttcacatccttcccaaagtgtggtgcccagaactggacacaatactctagttgtggccaaacccagtgttttataaaggttcatcatgacttccttgcttttgtactctatgcctctatttataaagcccaggatcccgtatgcttttttaaccgctttctcaacctgccctgccaccttcaacgatttgtacacatatacccccaggtctcgctgttcctgtacccctttagaattgtgccatttagtttatattgcctctcctcgttcttcctgccaaaatgtatcacttcgcacctctctgcattaaatttcatctgccacgtgtccggatattccaccagcctgtctatatcctcttgaagtctatcactatccccctcactgtttactaccctttcaagttttgtgtcatctgcaaattttgaaattgtgccctgtacacccaagtccaagtcattaataaatatcaagaaaagcagtgctcccagcaccgacccctggcgaacaccactgtacacctccctccagtcagaaaaacaaccgttcaccactgctctttgtttcctatcacttagccaatttggtatccatactgccactgccccttttattccatgagcttcaattttgctgacaagcctattgtgtggcactttatcaaacgccttttgaaagtccatatacaccacatcaaccctctctgttacccacCTGAAGGAAGGCATTCAGACAGTTTAGACTTAGTTATGTAGCCCAgtgggtcagaaatggggatgttcgctgatgactgcacagtgttcagttccattcgcaacccctcagataatgaagcagtccgagcctgaatgcagcaagacctggacaacatccaggcttgggctcataagtggcaagtaacattcgcgccagataagtgccaggcaatgaccatctccaacaagagagagtctaaccacctccccttgacattcaacggcattaccatcgccgaatcccccaccatcaacatcctgggggtcaccattgaccagaaacttaactggaccagccatataaatactgtggctacaagagcaggtcagaggctgggtgttctgcggcgagtgactcacctcctgactccccaaagcctttccaccatctacaaggcacaagtcaggagtgtgatggaatactctccacttgcctggatgagtgcagctccaacaacactcaagaagctcgacaccatccaagataaagcagcccgcttgattggcaccccatccaccaacctaaacattcactcccttcaccaccggcgcaccgtggctgcagagtgtaccatccacaggatgcactgcagcaactcaccaaggcttcttcgacagcacctcccaaacctgcgacctctaccacctagaaggacaagagcagcaggcacatgggaacaacaccatctgcacgttcccctccaagtcacacaccatcctgacttggaaatatatcgccgttccttcatcgtcgctgggtcaaaatcctggaactcccttcctaacagcactgtgggagaaccttcaccacacggactgcagcggttcaagaaggcggctcaccaccaccttctcaagggcaattagggatgggcaataaatgctggcctcgccagcgacgcccacatcccatgaacgaatgaaaaaaaagtcaACTGTCCAGGGTTGTGGGTAAACATATTTAGATAGCTGAGGAAATCCGCTATTGAGAAATACTGATTTCTCAAATGATCAGTTAGACTGCAGAATCTTTTCCGAGATGTACTTTCCCATGACCCTAACAGAAGCCTGACCTCAACTCCTCACTCTATCGTGACCTCACCTCCTCACTATATCCtgacctcacctcctcactctatcctgacctcacctcctcactctatcctgacctcacctcctcactatatcctgacctcacctcctcactataccctgacctcacctcctcactctatcctgacctcacctcctcactctatcctgacctcacctcctcactctatcctgacctcacctcctcactctatcctgacctcacctcctcactctatcctgacctcacctcctcactctatcctgacctcacctcctcactatatcctgacctcacctcctcactctatcctgacctcacctcctcactatatcctgacctcacctcctcactctatcctgacctcacctcctcactatatcctgacctcacctcctcactctatcctgacCTCACCTCCTCACTATATCTtgacctcacctcctcactctatcctgacctcacctcctcactctatcctgacCACACCTCACTCTATCCTGTCCTcacctcctcactctatcctgacctcacctcctcactatatcctgacctcacctcctcactctatcctgacctcacctcctcactctatcctgacctcacctcctcactctatcctgacctcacctcctcactctatcctgacctcacctcctcactatatcctgacctcacctcctcactctatcctgacctcacctcctcactatatcctgacctcacctcctcactctatcctgacctcacctcctcactatatcctgacctcacctcctcactctatcctgacctcacctcctcactatatcctgacctcacctcctcactctatcctgacctcacctcctcactatatcctgacctcacctcctcactatatcctgacctcacctcctcactatatcctgacctcacctcctcactctatcctgacCTCACCTCCTCACTATATCCTGACCTCACCTCCTCACTATATCCTGACCTCACCTCCTCACTATATCTtgacctcacctcctcactctatcctgacctcacctcctcactataccctgacctcacctcctcactctatcctgacCACACCTCACTCTATCCTGTCCTcacctcctcactctatcctgacctcacctcctcactatatcctgacctcacctcctcactctatcctgacctcacctcctcactctatcctgacctcacctcctcactctatcctgtcctcacctcctcactctatcctgacctcacctcctcactctatcctgacctcacctcctcactatatcctgacctcacctcctcactctatcctgacctcacctcctcactctatcctgacctcacctcctcactataccctgacctcacctcctcactctatcctgacctcacctcctcactatatcctgacctcacctcctcactctatcctgacctcacctcctcactataccctgacctcacctcctcactatatcctgacctcacctcctcactatatcctgacctcacctcctcactctatcctgacctcacctcctcactataccctgacctcacctcctcactatatcctgacctcacctcctcactctatcctgacCTCACCTCCTCACTATATCCTGACCTCACCTCCTCTCCTGCCTGGCCTGCATTCTTCAATCTTAGAGGTCTCCTGATATTATCAGCCTTGTGATTTCTCAATAAGAAACTACAATGTATGGTCCACCCATGCAGTAAGGATTGGTTTTACTTTCTGCAAGCTTCTGAAACTGTCGTTTTTCATTACAGATAAAAGTTCAGGCATGGTGCCCTGCTCCCTGAAGGAAATTATCCTGCCTAGAAAACAAAAATGGTCTCAATCCAGTCTGCAGCTGTGTGATTGGTCAGTAATAATGTTGCCATACAGCCCAGAGAATAAACctatcagtttaaaaataaatcagcatagcaaacaacaacttccatttatagaatgcctttaacgtagtaaaacgtcccaaggcacttcacagagctcGTCGATTGCAAGAATTTGCTCCATCAATGTCATCCTCCAGATATCGGAATTGAGTGTTTCGAAGTCTGATTTTTCTCTCCAGTTCAGCCTCCCTCTCCCTTGGAACAAACCCTCTCATCTCACACCAAGCAACAAATGCCAGACTTTATTTTCCCAGATGGAACTTTCCTGTTCAAATTAAATTGACAGAATGCTGGAATCCTGAATTATTAGCTGCACAAATGCATCTTGGAATTATTTTCAAATTTGGAAGGATGCAGAAGAAACATGAACCAATTTACAGAAAGTCCCCAACTGCTG from Heptranchias perlo isolate sHepPer1 chromosome 35, sHepPer1.hap1, whole genome shotgun sequence carries:
- the LOC137302203 gene encoding espin-like, whose translation is MDNERDSSPSSYSHRTVPTSLPLPTSLTSPLPNSPVCNGTTTTLQFPNEEQTSFNMASPSSSNKELLCELKAGKTLRPTQQTKGLTRIFSGSGRNNQWLNTRRGKVPQPVRVQSLHGMPSTSSPAGGSGKSSTDRKSSI